In the genome of Natronorubrum daqingense, the window CTACCGCTGGTTCGACGTGTGCGTCGACGTGTTCGGTGGCGTACGCTTCGGCGAGTCGTTCGACGGTCGCGGGCTCGAGGTCGTCGGGAGCATCCTGTTCGAAGCGAGCGATCCACCGGTCCGCGCTGGCCCACTCCTCTCGCAGGTCGGTGGTCCGTCGGACCCAATCGTATCGCGTCGCGAACCAACTCCAGTACCCCTCCGCACGACGCACGTCGTGGAGGATGGTACGCGCGACCGTCGCGCCGTGGCCGGCTGCGACGATCGCCTGATCGCCACGGCCGGCGAGCGGGCCAGCAACGTAGAGGCCGTCGATCGGCGCCCGTCCGTCGTCGTCCAGACAGCTCGGATCGAACCGCTGGCTGGTTTCTCCGCCGTGCTCTTGGGCGACGAACAGCGGGTCGTCGCTATCGAGCCCGCGAAGATAGTCGGCACCGTGCTTCGTCGCGGCGAGTACGAACCGTGCCGTGATCGCCTCACCCGTCTGTGGCTCGATTCGGAACCCACCGTCGGTCGACACGGTCACCGCCTCGACGAGATCACGTCGCATCCGACAGCCAGACTGGATCGCGTGATCGTGCGCCAACTCGAGAAACGTCTCGACGTCGATTCCGCAGGGAAAACCCAGGTAGTTCTCGAGGGACGCACAGCGTCGCAACGATGAGGGGCCGCGATCGAAGATGACCGTCTCGAACTCGTCTCGAGCGGTAAAGACGCCGGCAGCACAGCCGGTCGGACCGCCACCGACGATGGCGACATCCGCGTCGAAGGTGGGAGTCTCACTCATAATGACCCGGTGACAATGTTCGCGACGCGCTGGCGGTCGAACAACTGTTCGTCGGTCGGAATCTCGGGATAGGGCTCGGCAGTCGTGTGGCCGGGCCACTCGCCGAAATGGTCGGGATAGAGTTGTTTCGCGGTCATCTCGAGTTGGAAGAGGTTCATGATCGGTCCTTGATAGCGCATCCCGCCGGCGACGACGCGGTCGTCTTGGACCGCGCTCAAGTCGCTGCCGATGGGATGGTCCGCGAGTCGTTCGCGAACACTCTCGATGGAGTAGTCCGGTGTGATCCCCCACAGATGGAGGATGACGTCTGGATCGGCCTCGGCCATCGCTTCGTAGTCGAGGACGCCCCAATCGTCAGACCACTCGAACGTCTCGAGGGCGTCGCGTGCCCCAAGTGGACGCGTGTCCGCTTGCCAGAAGCCGGACTCGTTGAGGTGGTACGTGTAGAACTCCTCGCCTTCGAGGGTGACTCGCGCGGCGGTCGGTCGGTCGTTCTCGGGCGGGAGCGTCGACTCGATGTGCGATCGAAGGTCGTCGTACACGTCCTCGAGGGCTTCGTAGCGTTCGCGTTCTCGAAACACTGCGGCGACCCGCTCGAAGAGTTCCCAGAGCGTGTAGTACTCGTAGTCGTCGGTGTAGGCCTCCGCCGGCTCGCTGTGGACCCCGCTGTGGAAGTTGCCGATCCACGGCCCGATCGTTTCGGCGATCTCGTCGAGGTCGGCCTCCTCCCAGTCGCCTCCGGTCGTCAGCACGTAGGACGGATCGAGGAAGTGGACGTCGCTGTCGAGTTCGTAGAGTTCTTCCTCGACGAGTCCCTGCTCGAGCGGATTCGACAGCCCCTCCCACTCGAGGTCGACCCCCTCGAGGTGGTCGTAGAACGCGTCCATCGTTGACCCCGCCATGTCGGGAGAAAAAAGGGTGTTCGCCGCCTCGCCGTGACCGAGGGCGACCATCATATCTGCGTACTGTGGGAACGTGACGAAGACGTTCTCCGGTACGGCGTCGAACGTTACCTCCCCAACGGGGGCCATCGACACCGTATACGGGTCGGTGTCACCGGTTTCGTCCGACGCCTCGCGTTCGCTT includes:
- a CDS encoding NAD(P)/FAD-dependent oxidoreductase produces the protein MSETPTFDADVAIVGGGPTGCAAGVFTARDEFETVIFDRGPSSLRRCASLENYLGFPCGIDVETFLELAHDHAIQSGCRMRRDLVEAVTVSTDGGFRIEPQTGEAITARFVLAATKHGADYLRGLDSDDPLFVAQEHGGETSQRFDPSCLDDDGRAPIDGLYVAGPLAGRGDQAIVAAGHGATVARTILHDVRRAEGYWSWFATRYDWVRRTTDLREEWASADRWIARFEQDAPDDLEPATVERLAEAYATEHVDAHVEPAVAADRAERGQRRLAQTLDDDILLETVDDDAIHEYATSLESSAEST
- a CDS encoding ABC transporter substrate-binding protein codes for the protein MEPAGVDGQTRRAVLATSAAVGSVAVAGCISGSEREASDETGDTDPYTVSMAPVGEVTFDAVPENVFVTFPQYADMMVALGHGEAANTLFSPDMAGSTMDAFYDHLEGVDLEWEGLSNPLEQGLVEEELYELDSDVHFLDPSYVLTTGGDWEEADLDEIAETIGPWIGNFHSGVHSEPAEAYTDDYEYYTLWELFERVAAVFRERERYEALEDVYDDLRSHIESTLPPENDRPTAARVTLEGEEFYTYHLNESGFWQADTRPLGARDALETFEWSDDWGVLDYEAMAEADPDVILHLWGITPDYSIESVRERLADHPIGSDLSAVQDDRVVAGGMRYQGPIMNLFQLEMTAKQLYPDHFGEWPGHTTAEPYPEIPTDEQLFDRQRVANIVTGSL